In the genome of Mercurialis annua linkage group LG8, ddMerAnnu1.2, whole genome shotgun sequence, the window CCATTAGAAATACATGGGATCAGATCATTACATTTTgcctatattttatataaaaataaattataaatttataacaataacATGTtaccataatatatatatatatatatatatatatatatatatggatattaaactctgtagatcactaaactttactcaaattacaaaaaggtcactaaaagaacttttgttataaaatggtcattaaactataccttttattacaaaggggttcagccatctaaaacgttgcgttttaagcaaaaacgcaacatttttgctgacgtggcatgccaaaattacaaaaaggaacatagttgagtgacctttttgtaataagaggtattatctagtgacatttttgtaattcacgaaaagtttagtgttgtttgtgtaacaacataaacatttttgtaataaaagttatagatcaatgaccattttgtaacaaaagtttttttagtgatctttttgtaatttgagtaaagtctaatgatctacggagtttaatatccatatatatatatatatatataatatttagagTTATTCTCCTTCAAGAAGATTTATTTGCTTATATAGTTTTCACATAACATATATTAGGAGAAATTATTAGATAAATTTAGTCTAACACGTCATCAATCGATTCAACCAACCATGTTATAATACGTCATCgatgacgtgttataatgtgattggTTCAGTTACAGATAAATCTATATAATAATTTCTCCACATACTACTGGTCCTAATATACACTATACCAATAATTCACAATCTTTCATTatctaaataattttactattatagtATATAATCTGTCTTAATAAGTATGTACAGCAACAaagattttatttctttataaactaataaaattttaactatAAAAAGAATTTGGTCTAAACAAGTTGATGCACACTCTTCCTTTACAAAAGCAAAGCAGATAAATCCttgtaaacaaaaagaaaaaatggcaGTCAAATGTTCATTGAAGCTGGCTTTTTTTATTGTTGCTCTCTTGGCTTTTACTTCATGTAATTAGCTTTTgccttccttttctttttgttacagttttttttatcaaatttaattttatgccCTCTTTAATCTAACTCAATGTATAAAATCTTACTTTTGAGATGCTTCATTCTAATTGAtaagttttatttataaaattcttttacttcaatttttttcattttcaattaatatatttttataattgttttttagtggaatataaagtttaatttataaagaatatGTGAAGAAAAGTATAGTATAGTTTATTGACTTAGTtttaaacaatattataaaaacttactaaatatatgaaattattGAATAAGATCATGCGGTGGCTGAACTAAGAGTCGTCGACTTTGGGCACCATCGGCGATTGTCTCCATATACCACTTTCAATGTCATTAGATATTTTTATTCTCCTTTTTTCTTGTATATATTTGCTAGTTCCGCCATTAAACTCATAATAATATAttggattggatttttttttataaataaaataatttctctctaatttttttaagtagTATATTATAATTGATATATTTGTCTGTGTGTACATTTTACAGGTTCGAAAATGGTTAATGCCCGTGATGTTAGTACCGATGCTTCCGAGAACAGAGGTCCTGTTATTTCTTTCTATTGCCAAAGTGATCAAGATTGTCTCGGCCCTAACAAATGCTTTTGTAATACTTGTGTCTGTTCTATTCATAACCAGTGCACATGTGTTATGAAATCTCCATCTACTttacattaaaatttaagatttagaatttaATGTTAGCCATTTTGGGTCGGAAAGATTGTAATAAATGGTTAAATTgcttcaataattaataaaattatctcATGTTAAacatttttcaatcaatttgtATTAGTGCGTAAACAAAACATTAACTACATTACTCACTTATGAGAAATGATTATATTTAACTTTTACTTTATATCtggataaaaaaaatctaaaaaaaaattagaaaaaaatagaaattcaaCTATTATTTAAGAAGAGACATTTTTTGTTCagtcaaatataattaatataatattattataacttTTGATTTTACTTAAAAGTATACCATGAGAGATAACAtgtgtaacttttttttttctataatatttttctctttttatttatattacctTCTTCAAATGATCcgcaaagataaaaaaaaattgcagacTTAAGATACTATTAATATAAGGATTGGGATTGGAATTTCCTCAAATTCATttaaacttgagggggtcatgttcataatctacaccgttcattataaaataaacggtgtagattaatttaattaaaattgtgtttttttgatctacaccgttcaatTTGTAAGAACGGTGTATATCGTGAACATGATCCCCTCAATtttaaaatgaacttgagggaatctcaTTCCTTAATATAAATGCTCTGTAactcttatttttttcatacagcTTCAACTATAGACATTAAAAGCGAGGCTCTATTTAAGGAATTTGATAGAGAGCTAGTGTGGGCCTTAATCTCTTCGAGACTGTTGTGGAAGTGTTGATTATCTCGTTgattgaaaaaagaaatttgaaatttacacACTTCACGCAGATAAAAGGTCTATCGTGATGACcctttaatattaaaaaaagggtTAGTTCCtaataaaattacaaactttatatgaaattttattttaatcatgacctttaaaaattgtcatttaaaggtacgaactttcattttatttcaaatctatcaccaaagtaaaattcagtgtattttatctgattaaaaattcctaatcctagatactctaattgaaagataataagatttgatgttgattaataacttgggtctttcGTTAATGgattagtgaagaatttagttaataaaaatacactgaaatgatgaatttgaaataatatgaaagttcgtgcctttaaatggcaatttttaaaggtcatgattcaAATGAAACTTCGTATAAAGTTCGTagttttttaggaattaacccttaaaagaATGAGAATTAAATTTTCTTTCTGATGGTTCAGTTAAATTAGCAATCAAATCCAGCAATCGCTTAGACATTTTAAGACTAGCATCAGCGGTAGATCCAGAAATTTAGCATGGTGGGGTccataacaatttaaattataaatatatataaacttaaaaaaattcaaataataaattaattttttacaattgtCCTCAACGAGTTTTCATATCCTGAAAATACTGAATAATTGCATCGTTAGTGACACTATTAAATATATCCTTCTCGATGCATGCTATTAGACAGTCATTCATCCACTGATCACtcattttatttcgtaaatcactctttatcaatttcatTGTAGAAAAAACTCGCTCCACGGATGTTGTAGCTACAGGCAAAATTAGCGCCAACTTTAATAGCAAATACACCAGtgagtaaatattatatttcttGACCTCCACCATCCTCTTTGAAAGCTCTCCTACTCCATTCAAATTACTAAATTTGTCGTACCCACGTACATCCGTAATATAGTTTTCAAGTTGATTTTTATGTCCAATAAGTTCAACACTAGAAAACTCACACGGATAGAATTCAGCCATCTTGACTAACTTTTTCTTATCAAATGCACTAAATGAGTCTTTTAGTATTgacttcatcaaaacgacgattgAGCTCTTGAAGTTGCATATCAATTACTGCATAAAAGACATCAATTTGATAATGGTGTAAATTACTAACATGTGAAGTTCTGCGGCGCCCTCCTTTACAATATGCATCTTAAATTACTAACATGTGAAGTTCTGCGGCGCCCTCCTTTAACATATGCATCTTCCATCTCCGGTATTATAATTTTCACCTCATtgcaaaatgaaaaaacatcCTTCATTAAATCCTCCCATCCGCTGTCTCTCATTTGCTGCAATCTTTCCTTTGCAGTTCTAATAAGTGACATAGCATTTACAATTTCTTGATCGTTTTTCTGCAAAACTAAATTCAACTCATTAGTAATCCCCAAAATTGCCACcattaaatactaaaaataaaatcaaatgattcTAATAGCTCCAAGAGACGACGTGCTTTTGCTTTTTGATCTTGATAGGTGCCATGTCTTTCAACATCTTCAAGTACATAGATAATTGAAGAAAATATAGTCATTATATTTAAAAGTGAAGCATAATGAGATCCCCAACAAGTATCACCAGACCTTTTAATACTCACTTCTTGGATCAAATCCCTACCAGTTTGTAATTCACCATTTTGATCAATGATTCAATAACACTGTTTGCTTGTTACTCCAAAAGCTTATCTCGACGCTTACAAGAAACTCCAACCACAATTAACAAATGGGCCATTAAATCAAAGAAATCACTGATTGTAAAATGATTATTTGCAACAAAAATAAGTGCTAATTGTAACTGAtgagaaaaataataaacataatatgCAGATCCAGTTTCTCTCATAATCAAACTTTTCAAGCCATTGAACTCGCCTCGCATGTTACTAGCACCATCATAACCTTGCCCTCGAATTCTGGAGAGACTTAGTTTGTGTTCTGGAAGCATAGAACTGACAGCATCTTTAAGTGATGCGGCTGAAGTATCAGAAACATGGGTGAGACCGATAAACCTCTCCACTATAAATATTCCTTTATCTACATATCTCAAAGTCATTTGTTCTTTGCATGAAACATCGCGACATTCATCAactaaaatcgtaaaataatcATCTTCGAGATCATCAATAATAGCTTTGGTTGTTTCTTTTGCAGCTGCATGCACAATGTCTTTTTGGATTGAAGGAGCTATCATTTTTTGATTTCTTGGAGCATTATGCAATACAACTCTACCCACTTCATCATTACGTTCTGCATAAAAATGTAGAAGCTTAAGAAAATGTTGTTTGAATTTTCATGCTCATCATGACCATGAAAAGGCAATCCTTGTCTTAAAAGGAATCGTATACAATCAATAGAGGCATTCAATCTAATTTTGTACTCATTTTTAGCTAAGTCTGTTTGCCTGTCAAATGCAAATTGAATGGATTGAGCTTGATTCATCAAATCTTGACATTATGAACTGCCATAGTATGTGGATTTCCAGCATCATGAACATCCAGCCGCGTTTTTTATTCCAAGCTTTAAATCCTTCACTTACAAAAGATTCAGAACcactttgatttttaatttcagtgttaaataaataacaacATAGGAAAAATGCCGCTTCCTCTTTTATACTGTATTCTAATCAATATTTATATTCATCAAACCAACTGGAATTGAATCGACGTAGTCTACCTCCAATATCTCTTTGTTGAAAATCATGACTACAAGGTTGAAAAGGGCCTTTTCGAAGATATGCCCTTCTAACTTCATCTCGATCATTTGGATGATAACTGTTAATTTTTAATCGTTCTCCAGGATCAGAAGAAAGAGCATTCAAATCAACTCctttttgttttgtcaaataCGCTTGTGTTTTCATACTATCCTCGAATTTATCCTCTTGAATAGGAATTTGTTCATGTGCATAATCAAATGATTGAGAAACTAATAAATTATTGGACTCGAGTGTAGACGAAtctttctttttataatattttaacgTGATTTTACAGTTCACTGCATACtaatgaaattataaattaaatttaattgtacAATTTgaatgaatttatatttttaaaatataataaaaataaatgaatacaaaATATGCGTaccttaataaatttttaattcatctGCTCTGGATGTTAATTTGAACTGATGCCACTTTggttattctcaaaaaaattatccgttttataaataaaataaaaatatgaggcTGCTTTAGTTTTTAtgacaaatatataataaccaATGAATTAAAGAATGCTTGACttgttatactatttttattatcatGTAACAGCATATATAGGGATTTGTGTGATTTAAAAAAGATTGTGGTTTTCAATGTGGGAAATAAAAATTTGTATGTAGAAAGGAATTGGAAGTCTTTGTGATTTGACTATACACTACTATTTCAATGTgggaataataatttttctttcttttgaagAGATGGGGGCCACATGAAGTTGTAAAATCCGGAACCCTATAGAAAATTAAAGACTTCTTTTTTATGATCTCACATGTATGACATctatataagaatttttttttaaaaagggtGGGGTCTCTACAACATGCATCCGCCTCTGACTatcatgaaaaatataaatagagcTTGTATAAGTTATTCAAGTAAAATCAACCTCACTTAAACATCCTGTTTTAGGCTTTGTGTATGTAAATTAATCCTGACCAGCCATCATTCGATTACTTAATAGAAACTGCTaggtttagatgtatgcttagggaTAAGTGCTATTTGCCTCAAAGTCATATGCGAGTAtatgtgtttactgcttttATAGTTGTTTACATTTCCAGTACTATATCATATGTGGCCTGCCAAttgaatgttgagatgagataacaGAATATGTCCAACAAATAAACTAGTAATTGATAAGACAAGCACACGAGTATTAGGGAGGTCCATTAACCCGGTCTTTTGGTCCGGCGTACGATAATAATACCCATAaacgagtaaggttatctagttgGTGTAAAacgcatttcctagttgaagtaggtggcgactccatttttttaaatctttacaGATTTAAAATCAGCAATAAGTTTGGGCAAGCGACCCGAACCCCACTCCGCTCACACCAAGCATGTTAATTTTCTGTTAATTAATGTTAGGGTTAATTATTGCAATATATGCTGCATagtttttttaggcttaatgccttaaaaaacgccgacctttcatccccttttcaatcataccctgtcgttgaaaatttgtcaattgtaccccattttgcattttttttatttcaattgtaccctgaagcataaaatttacctttatttatttgataaaacttcaaaagaattcttcaaaaatggtcaatttaatagaAAAAGTTAAGGTTAATTCCATAAAGAGTCACGACTTttacataaatttttattttaatcacgacttttaaaagttggcatataaaatcacgacctttatatttttttaaatctatcaccaaatcaatttttggtgtatttttgatgACATGGCCACCATAATCCagcagatttgaaaaaaatgaaaggtaaaattcaTCGGAAAAATAATCGGCGATAGATTTgataaaaaatgaaaggtcatgattttatatggcaatttttaaaagtcgtgattgaaatgaaaattcgtgtaaaggttgTGACTTTTTTGGAATTAATccaaaaagttaatctaatgcaaaaaggatcaatttacaaaattttgccaaataaaaaaaaaggtcaattttatgctttagggtacaattgaaatgaaaaaaaaatacaaaatagggtaaaattgactgatttgcaacgtcagggtagaattaaaaaggggatgaaagatctgggttttttaagacattaagcctttttttatgTACAAGTCCACAGTTAATTGCTGGTTGTATGGTGTAGTATATGTTGGTTGCTTTGTTTGCTATCTATGTGATTTAATTAGGTCTGCACTTTGTTTGTTGATTTATGGTTGTATATAGGGTTAAGTTTGTTTGCTAAATATGTCTATTGTTTGTGTTTCACTATCGGGCATAATGTTGTATTTAGAGGTAAGTATGTGTAGTTTCATTGTTAATTTTTGTCATATACATAGGCCACGTATGTCAAATGTtcgtttatttaatttatggtttgttttttaattaatagtttaTATATAGGGCCTATTATGTCAAGTTTGTTTGTTAATTTCCTAGTCCTCTTTTGTTGTCAGGGCACCGTGTAAGGTCGGTGTCAATGTGGTAGACAGAGGCAATGCCCCTGATCCAGAGTATGAAATGTTTGATAGAGAGGAATTATTTAGACATGTGATGATGAATAACAAGGCTGACTAGGAAGAAGATTCAGTGACTGAAAATTCCAGAATAGAAGACATGGACGCTGACAAATGAAGTTGATCCACCAACTGTTAGGACAAAGGGAATGGAAAATGTAGACTTTGATAGCTCTGATAGCACTTTCTTTTGCGTCATTCATGCCAAATATGATGGTGATAATGTTAGTGACGGGGGAACTGATTTTGATGAAAAGTATGCGAATGCAAGGGAAAAAAAGGTTATGAAGTACCGTTGTTGATTCAGTTTTTGGGTTGGGGTTGGGATTGAATGATATGCTTAATGCTCCGGGAGGTGTTATAACTTTAATGGCAAGTAATGGGAAGGGGGATCAATTGGGAATGTAGATGTTTCACCAAGAACGGGTGGGAATGAGGGTGAAAGTGATTACGCTGATACTGATGACGGGCTTATCACCCCATCTGGTAATGGAGAGGAAGATCTAAAGATTCGAAAGAAGACGAAAGCAAACAAGGTTTATTATAATTCTAAATGCAATCACGGAGAGTTATAATTTGAGATTGACATGCTCTTTCTCAACAGGATCCAAGCAAAACAGGCTGTACAACAATGGGCATTATGCCAGGGGCATGATATTACATGGAGAAAGAGTGAGTGTTTACGATTAAAGGCTCACTGGCTGGTCCTGGAGGTTCTATGCTAGCAGGAAAAAATTATCCACATCATTCCAGATTAAGGGGCTGACTAAGGAACACACATGTCAACGAGCAACAACAAATAGAAAAACGACGGCTCAGTGTGTAGCAAAGGAGTTTATTCAAAAATTTAGGAGAGATCCCGGGTACCTTCCCCAGCATATGCAAGTTGGTCTAAGAAGAAGTATGTTGGACTGATAGTATCAATTTCAACCTGTTATAGAGTTACAATAATAGCGATGAATATCATCAAAGGCTTACTTGAGAGTCATTATGCTAATTTGAAAGCATATGACGCGTGCCTGAAAAGGATGGACAAGGAAGGGTATTCAGATTTCACTTCATAATTAACCAAAAACCAATGCCCCAATATTTCAAAGATACTTTGTTAGTTCTTCTAGATTATAAAAAGGTTTCAGAAATGGTTGTAGGCCTGTTTTGTGCATTGATGGGTGCTTT includes:
- the LOC126661918 gene encoding uncharacterized protein LOC126661918, whose translation is MAVNCKITLKYYKKKDSSTLESNNLLVSQSFDYAHEQIPIQEDKFEDSMKTQAYLTKQKGVDLNALSSDPGERLKINSYHPNDRDEVRRAYLRKGPFQPCSHDFQQRDIGERNDEVGRVVLHNAPRNQKMIAPSIQKDIVHAAAKETTKAIIDDLEDDYFTILVDECRDVSCKEQMTLRYVDKGIFIVERFIGLTHVSDTSAASLKDAVSSMLPEHKLSLSRIRGQGYDGASNMRGEFNGLKSLIMRETGSAYYVYYFSHQLQLALIFVANNHFTISDFFDLMAHLLIVVGVSCKRRDKLLEDLIQEVSIKRSGDTCWGSHYASLLNIMTIFSSIIYVLEDVERHGTYQDQKAKARRLLELLESFDFIFSI